A genomic segment from Verrucomicrobiia bacterium encodes:
- a CDS encoding carboxypeptidase regulatory-like domain-containing protein: MKHRVAFKVLWSALVLACAGQTHGQSLIEGKVTLPKPQPAMEPPPHYEGQIGQVAPPDPPVAVVYLEGAFPTASTSPAFVTNQVFQLGMQFHPAVLPIQVGTTVAFPNEDDFYHNVFSYSKPKRFDLGRYRKDDRPPPTIIFDKPGVVKLYCEIHHYMRGVILVLDTPYFTRTQTNGLYRLENLPPGNFMLNAWIDEKHIFKKPVTLEPDQRLHVDFQSK; encoded by the coding sequence GTGAAGCACCGCGTCGCGTTTAAAGTATTATGGTCCGCCCTTGTCCTGGCCTGTGCGGGCCAGACCCACGGCCAATCCCTCATTGAGGGGAAGGTCACTTTGCCCAAGCCGCAGCCGGCGATGGAGCCACCCCCGCACTATGAGGGCCAAATAGGCCAAGTGGCCCCGCCAGACCCGCCGGTGGCAGTGGTTTATCTCGAGGGCGCATTCCCAACGGCCAGTACAAGCCCCGCATTCGTTACCAACCAGGTGTTCCAACTGGGAATGCAGTTCCACCCTGCCGTGCTGCCAATCCAGGTCGGAACGACTGTGGCCTTTCCCAATGAGGATGATTTCTATCACAACGTATTTTCGTACTCCAAGCCAAAGCGTTTCGATCTGGGACGCTATCGCAAGGATGACCGCCCGCCCCCGACAATCATCTTCGATAAACCCGGCGTGGTGAAGTTGTACTGCGAAATCCACCATTACATGCGAGGAGTCATCCTGGTCCTGGACACCCCCTATTTTACGCGCACCCAAACCAACGGCCTTTACAGATTAGAGAATCTGCCTCCAGGCAATTTCATGCTGAATGCATGGATTGACGAAAAGCACATTTTTAAGAAACCTGTGACGCTCGAGCCCGACCAGAGGCTGCATGTG